One genomic segment of Ascaphus truei isolate aAscTru1 unplaced genomic scaffold, aAscTru1.hap1 HAP1_SCAFFOLD_1035, whole genome shotgun sequence includes these proteins:
- the LOC142474980 gene encoding estrogen-related receptor gamma-like isoform X1 → MDLPELCVSDSLIYHNQLMGRVTSDDRPLPSGFFIKREPCSPSSLMGSLSHSSPSGSSDTSGGFSLSLGGPPSGLDSPPMCSGNKHFEPPAKCEYMLSAVPKRLCLVCGDVASGYHYGVASCEACKAFFKRTIQGRVQRNIEYSCPATNECEITKRRRKSCQACRFMKCLKVGMLKEGVRLDRVRGGRQKYKRRLESESSGYPALQSHPPPRKTFTRIVSHLLVAEPEKVYAMPDPTVPDSDIKALTTLCDLADRELVVTIGWAKHIPGQ, encoded by the exons ATGGATTTACCAGAACTTTGTGTCTCCGACTCGCTGATTTATCACAACCA GCTCATGGGCCGGGTGACCTCTGATGACCGACCTCTGCCCTCTGGCTTCTTCATTAAGCGGGAGCCGTGCAGTCCTTCTTCCCTCATGGGGTCTTTGAGTCACTCCAGCCCCAGTGGCTCATCTGACACCAGCGGGGGCTTCAGCCTGTCCCTGGGGGGCCCTCCGAGCGGCTTggactccccccccatgtgcagtGGCAACAAACACTTTGAGCCCCCCGCTAAGTGTGAGTACATGCTCAGCGCTGTGCCCAAGCGGCTCTGCCTGGTGTGTGGAGACGTGGCATCCGGGTATCACTACGGCGTGGCATCCTGTGAGGCCTGCAAGGCCTTCTTCAAACGCACCATCCAAGGTAGAGTCCAGC GTAACATCGAGTACAGCTGCCCGGCCACCAACGAGTGCGAGATAACCAAGAGGAGGCGCAAGTCTTGCCAGGCCTGCCGCTTCATGAAATGCCTCAAGGTCGGGATGCTGAAGGAAG GCGTGCGCCTGGATCGGGTACGAGGGGGGCGGCAGAAATACAAGAGGCGCCTGGAATCAGAGAGCAGCGGGTACCCTGCATTACAGAGCCACCCACCCCCCAGAAAAACCT TTACAAGGATTGTGTCTCACCTTCTGGTGGCGGAGCCAGAGAAAGTGTACGCGATGCCCGACCCCACAGTGCCCGACAGCGACATCAAGGCCCTGACCACCCTGTGTGACCTTGCTGACCGCGAGCTGGTGGTCACCATTGGGTGGGCAAAACATATACCAGGTCAGTAA
- the LOC142474980 gene encoding steroid hormone receptor ERR2-like isoform X3 — translation MGRVTSDDRPLPSGFFIKREPCSPSSLMGSLSHSSPSGSSDTSGGFSLSLGGPPSGLDSPPMCSGNKHFEPPAKCEYMLSAVPKRLCLVCGDVASGYHYGVASCEACKAFFKRTIQGRVQRNIEYSCPATNECEITKRRRKSCQACRFMKCLKVGMLKEGVRLDRVRGGRQKYKRRLESESSGYPALQSHPPPRKTFTRIVSHLLVAEPEKVYAMPDPTVPDSDIKALTTLCDLADRELVVTIGWAKHIPGQ, via the exons ATGGGCCGGGTGACCTCTGATGACCGACCTCTGCCCTCTGGCTTCTTCATTAAGCGGGAGCCGTGCAGTCCTTCTTCCCTCATGGGGTCTTTGAGTCACTCCAGCCCCAGTGGCTCATCTGACACCAGCGGGGGCTTCAGCCTGTCCCTGGGGGGCCCTCCGAGCGGCTTggactccccccccatgtgcagtGGCAACAAACACTTTGAGCCCCCCGCTAAGTGTGAGTACATGCTCAGCGCTGTGCCCAAGCGGCTCTGCCTGGTGTGTGGAGACGTGGCATCCGGGTATCACTACGGCGTGGCATCCTGTGAGGCCTGCAAGGCCTTCTTCAAACGCACCATCCAAGGTAGAGTCCAGC GTAACATCGAGTACAGCTGCCCGGCCACCAACGAGTGCGAGATAACCAAGAGGAGGCGCAAGTCTTGCCAGGCCTGCCGCTTCATGAAATGCCTCAAGGTCGGGATGCTGAAGGAAG GCGTGCGCCTGGATCGGGTACGAGGGGGGCGGCAGAAATACAAGAGGCGCCTGGAATCAGAGAGCAGCGGGTACCCTGCATTACAGAGCCACCCACCCCCCAGAAAAACCT TTACAAGGATTGTGTCTCACCTTCTGGTGGCGGAGCCAGAGAAAGTGTACGCGATGCCCGACCCCACAGTGCCCGACAGCGACATCAAGGCCCTGACCACCCTGTGTGACCTTGCTGACCGCGAGCTGGTGGTCACCATTGGGTGGGCAAAACATATACCAGGTCAGTAA
- the LOC142474980 gene encoding estrogen-related receptor gamma-like isoform X2 produces MDLPELCVSDSLIYHNQLMGRVTSDDRPLPSGFFIKREPCSPSSLMGSLSHSSPSGSSDTSGGFSLSLGGPPSGLDSPPMCSGNKHFEPPAKCEYMLSAVPKRLCLVCGDVASGYHYGVASCEACKAFFKRTIQGNIEYSCPATNECEITKRRRKSCQACRFMKCLKVGMLKEGVRLDRVRGGRQKYKRRLESESSGYPALQSHPPPRKTFTRIVSHLLVAEPEKVYAMPDPTVPDSDIKALTTLCDLADRELVVTIGWAKHIPGQ; encoded by the exons ATGGATTTACCAGAACTTTGTGTCTCCGACTCGCTGATTTATCACAACCA GCTCATGGGCCGGGTGACCTCTGATGACCGACCTCTGCCCTCTGGCTTCTTCATTAAGCGGGAGCCGTGCAGTCCTTCTTCCCTCATGGGGTCTTTGAGTCACTCCAGCCCCAGTGGCTCATCTGACACCAGCGGGGGCTTCAGCCTGTCCCTGGGGGGCCCTCCGAGCGGCTTggactccccccccatgtgcagtGGCAACAAACACTTTGAGCCCCCCGCTAAGTGTGAGTACATGCTCAGCGCTGTGCCCAAGCGGCTCTGCCTGGTGTGTGGAGACGTGGCATCCGGGTATCACTACGGCGTGGCATCCTGTGAGGCCTGCAAGGCCTTCTTCAAACGCACCATCCAAG GTAACATCGAGTACAGCTGCCCGGCCACCAACGAGTGCGAGATAACCAAGAGGAGGCGCAAGTCTTGCCAGGCCTGCCGCTTCATGAAATGCCTCAAGGTCGGGATGCTGAAGGAAG GCGTGCGCCTGGATCGGGTACGAGGGGGGCGGCAGAAATACAAGAGGCGCCTGGAATCAGAGAGCAGCGGGTACCCTGCATTACAGAGCCACCCACCCCCCAGAAAAACCT TTACAAGGATTGTGTCTCACCTTCTGGTGGCGGAGCCAGAGAAAGTGTACGCGATGCCCGACCCCACAGTGCCCGACAGCGACATCAAGGCCCTGACCACCCTGTGTGACCTTGCTGACCGCGAGCTGGTGGTCACCATTGGGTGGGCAAAACATATACCAGGTCAGTAA